A stretch of the Archangium violaceum genome encodes the following:
- a CDS encoding TIGR02266 family protein, which translates to MEGLGALLPSPRPPGIVVALRDVEATLELKVEVPSYPRSAVEALTEEVQESGGILVELWRLPKAERDAFRARALTGPDIHELEDFEAAAIVLHGHLQQLAVREPIPDGPPQGPASVRIAYFDTAASNAQAPAPSPEPAPPEAPSAEEPPKPGTPAYETFDTHRRGRRFAVKLEMEFRTELDFVREHATNISNGGLFVRTAHRPPVDSVVTVQVKLPNGERLQGDALVVHVVDDPYKGGVGLAFLNDDTRFAETLDRYLASLAGSPAS; encoded by the coding sequence GTGGAGGGGCTGGGGGCGTTGCTGCCCTCGCCGAGGCCGCCTGGCATCGTCGTGGCTTTACGGGACGTAGAAGCCACCCTGGAGTTGAAGGTGGAGGTGCCCAGCTACCCGCGCTCGGCGGTGGAGGCCCTGACGGAGGAGGTCCAGGAGAGCGGCGGCATCCTCGTGGAGCTGTGGCGCCTGCCCAAGGCGGAGCGAGATGCGTTCCGCGCCCGCGCGCTCACCGGACCGGACATCCACGAGTTGGAGGACTTCGAGGCCGCGGCCATCGTGCTGCACGGGCACCTGCAGCAGCTCGCCGTCCGCGAGCCCATTCCGGATGGGCCGCCCCAGGGCCCCGCCTCCGTCCGCATCGCCTACTTCGACACAGCGGCCAGCAACGCCCAGGCCCCCGCCCCGAGCCCGGAGCCAGCCCCCCCGGAAGCACCCTCGGCGGAAGAGCCCCCCAAGCCGGGCACCCCGGCCTACGAGACCTTCGACACGCACCGCCGGGGGCGCCGCTTCGCGGTGAAGCTGGAGATGGAGTTCCGCACGGAGCTGGACTTCGTGCGCGAGCACGCGACGAACATCTCCAACGGGGGCCTCTTCGTGAGGACGGCGCACCGCCCGCCCGTGGACAGCGTGGTGACGGTCCAGGTGAAGCTGCCCAACGGCGAGCGCCTGCAGGGAGACGCGCTGGTGGTGCACGTGGTGGATGACCCTTACAAGGGAGGCGTGGGGCTCGCCTTCCTCAACGACGACACCCGCTTCGCCGAGACGTTGGATCGCTACCTGGCGAGCCTGGCCGGCTCGCCAGCGAGCTGA
- a CDS encoding SMI1/KNR4 family protein: MEELLLRIVPGLSEQWKGATPDAIAQIERIAGRPLPSFYRWFLNRMGQSMGPLAYPTLDFSAQRVLSCYAKKLVVPEQRFLLIAYESDEVMPLHLFYDFTAPAREDALVTTRAAQEGELSDDFETLREMLAWGAFSLFRVEGMPQMCSGSLKGNDPDFLSDLDLLMSSLGFTSPISTGPLCRLYERHDATMICRGTPRAGRGNRRTFNLGGRNAGTLRRILGEITTQSSLEVKVKDWAPALR, translated from the coding sequence ATGGAGGAATTGCTCCTGAGAATCGTGCCTGGGCTCTCCGAGCAGTGGAAGGGTGCCACACCCGACGCGATTGCGCAGATCGAACGAATTGCAGGCCGTCCCTTGCCTTCATTTTATCGCTGGTTCCTGAACCGCATGGGCCAGAGCATGGGCCCTCTGGCCTATCCGACTCTGGACTTCTCGGCGCAGCGAGTGCTCTCTTGTTACGCCAAGAAACTGGTCGTGCCTGAACAGCGGTTCTTGCTCATCGCATATGAGTCCGATGAGGTGATGCCTTTGCATCTCTTCTACGACTTCACCGCGCCAGCACGAGAAGATGCATTGGTAACGACACGTGCCGCTCAGGAGGGCGAGCTCTCGGACGATTTCGAGACCCTGCGCGAGATGCTGGCATGGGGTGCATTCTCATTGTTCCGGGTCGAGGGCATGCCGCAGATGTGCAGCGGCAGTCTCAAGGGGAACGATCCAGACTTTCTCTCGGACCTCGATCTGCTGATGAGCAGCCTTGGGTTCACGAGCCCGATTTCCACCGGGCCCCTCTGCCGGCTTTACGAGCGGCACGATGCGACCATGATATGCAGGGGCACGCCGAGGGCAGGACGTGGTAACAGGCGGACCTTCAACCTCGGAGGCCGTAACGCGGGAACTCTCAGGAGAATCCTGGGCGAGATAACTACGCAATCCTCGCTGGAGGTCAAAGTCAAGGATTGGGCTCCAGCGCTCCGGTGA
- a CDS encoding exonuclease SbcCD subunit D C-terminal domain-containing protein, with protein MRLLHTSDWHLGHTLYDTSREAEHAAFLEWLLDTLEAQKVDALLVAGDIFDTANPSAEAQASWYRFVAQARIRCPKLDVVVIGGNHDSAARLDAPDPLFSALDVRVVGGLPRARGSVDLERLLVPLKNAQGKVGAWVAAVPYLRPADLPLVSEEAGDRLVAGVRSVYAEVLEGARSKRKPGQALVAMGHCYMVGTELSVLSERKILGGNQHALPVDLFPEDVAYAALGHLHKAQRVGGREGVRYSGSPLPLSLSEASYAHQVLLVELEGEQLSSVRPLHVPRRVEIERVPKRDAATLDDVVTMLEALPELEPETPDWRRPYLEVCVALPRPEPALRRRVEAALEGKAARLVKLTPAYTGSGNTLADAGPGLSLKERTPEDVFRARYARDYTEPLDPTLLEAFHSLLTQVQEDAS; from the coding sequence ATGCGCCTGCTGCACACTTCGGACTGGCACCTGGGGCACACGCTGTACGACACCTCGCGCGAGGCCGAGCACGCCGCGTTCCTCGAGTGGTTGCTCGACACCCTCGAGGCGCAGAAGGTGGACGCGCTGCTGGTGGCCGGCGACATCTTCGACACCGCCAACCCCAGCGCCGAGGCCCAGGCCTCCTGGTACCGCTTCGTCGCCCAGGCCCGAATCCGCTGCCCCAAGCTGGACGTCGTCGTGATCGGCGGCAACCACGACTCGGCGGCGCGGCTGGATGCGCCGGATCCACTCTTCTCCGCGCTCGACGTGCGGGTGGTGGGCGGGCTGCCCAGGGCGCGGGGCTCGGTGGACCTGGAACGTCTGCTGGTGCCGCTGAAGAACGCCCAGGGCAAGGTGGGCGCGTGGGTGGCGGCCGTGCCCTACCTGCGGCCCGCGGATCTCCCTCTCGTCTCGGAGGAGGCGGGGGACAGGCTCGTCGCGGGCGTGCGCTCCGTGTACGCCGAGGTGCTGGAGGGGGCTCGCTCCAAGCGCAAGCCGGGCCAGGCGCTCGTCGCCATGGGCCACTGCTACATGGTGGGCACCGAGCTGTCCGTGCTCAGCGAGCGCAAGATTCTCGGGGGCAACCAGCACGCGCTCCCGGTGGACCTCTTCCCCGAGGACGTGGCGTACGCGGCGCTCGGGCACCTGCACAAGGCGCAGCGCGTGGGCGGGCGCGAGGGCGTGCGCTACAGCGGCTCGCCCCTGCCCCTGTCCCTCTCCGAGGCCAGCTACGCGCACCAGGTGCTGCTGGTGGAGCTCGAGGGCGAGCAGCTCTCCTCCGTGAGGCCGCTGCACGTGCCTCGCCGCGTGGAAATCGAGCGCGTGCCCAAGCGTGACGCGGCCACGCTGGATGACGTGGTGACGATGTTGGAGGCCCTGCCCGAGCTGGAGCCGGAGACGCCCGACTGGCGCCGCCCCTACCTGGAGGTGTGCGTCGCGCTGCCCCGCCCCGAGCCCGCGCTGCGCCGCCGCGTGGAGGCCGCGCTCGAGGGCAAGGCCGCGCGTCTGGTGAAGCTCACCCCCGCCTATACTGGCAGCGGCAACACGCTCGCGGATGCCGGGCCGGGACTCTCCCTCAAGGAGCGCACCCCCGAGGACGTCTTCCGCGCCCGCTACGCGCGCGACTACACCGAGCCGCTCGATCCGACGCTGCTCGAGGCCTTCCACTCGCTGCTCACCCAGGTGCAGGAGGACGCGTCATGA
- a CDS encoding AAA family ATPase — translation MRILSIRGRNLTSLAGDFSLNLDQPPLDKLGLFAITGATGAGKSTLLDALCLALFDRTPRLGERGGVPVGRPEEDEDARLMANDVRGVLRRGAAEGFAEVDFLGKDGRRYRARWSVWRARNRAEGRFRPQEMTLTDVGSQQQFGRTKSEVLKAIEERLGLSFDQFRRSALLAQGEFAAFLRADANERAELLERMTGTEVYSRVSMAAHQRHKEVQEELAKLAQGVAAIPRLPDEERAVVEAQRSREEAALAEAQAAQVKAEQSLQWYTERARLVALEAEAEQARQRAAQALEAAEPRKAELERVRAAEVLRAPLNRVDEASRRRAEAEAALAARRAEAEAARALALVREEARAKAEARRTAAEAAEAVARPALEEALKLDAELERARLDEQKAARELEAARESERVAQEALARVVREEEADRAEEKAAEAWLGENKRLEAMAREWPRWDAELTRYGRAAQDETRARESLAQVRSRDGALRAEAERRGEEQRKAQEALEAAKARVASAEAAQGREAGAERRARRVELQSRQEGLRALTDARGSASEAARAEQEAAEEAGKARAEHASSTAEAEAAKVGRLEREAALKEARRAFAEARATLDLAEHRAELRAGQPCPLCGATEHPYRQPGTALEGLATRARARVEELEAEAAGMTRAEAEASARATAAASRAAQAEARKEAAAQRRAQQRTAWSHSRAKLVGTLPPEDVEAEGLEAWLEAALAEVKTLQAQLNAEEEAAEKQERVVKEARLALTAALERQEVVEKAAREAGEALRQNTEAESAAAREVEQAARIRQEVLEVLGIPFKELPRWQESLSAKPGDFRAHCAKRVAEWNTREQALKDAQARVARARDKRAPAEAVAEVKRTQAASCAQELSRAQEALREKQAARGAVLGGRPTAEVRDGLERELQEASQAYESVRADAEKAKQDAATAAARAQDAAQAHVSADTARAEAEAALSALLSARSLTLEAARLLLARDAAWCEAEERALSALHQAHEHALAVLTERQSQRARHESSGLPSIAEAEAAAVCERARADTEARRQSTASLKARLDQDDEARRRHGEQARLLEEKQRASGVWRTLSELIGSHDGRKFKVFAQSLTLDALLHYANAHLEELAPRYRLMRVPKYDLDLQVVDRDMGDEVRGVSSLSGGESFLVSLALALGLASLSSETTQVETLFIDEGFGTLDPETLEMALATLDALQATGRQVGIISHVSGLAERIGVQVRVVKQGAGRSRLVVMGEPGLLGASVPDVRPAASVG, via the coding sequence ATGAGGATCCTCTCCATCCGAGGCCGCAACCTGACGAGCCTCGCGGGCGACTTCTCCCTGAACCTGGATCAGCCGCCGCTCGACAAGCTGGGGCTGTTCGCCATCACCGGCGCCACGGGCGCGGGCAAGAGCACGCTGCTGGACGCTTTGTGCCTGGCCCTCTTCGACCGTACGCCCCGGCTGGGCGAGCGCGGCGGTGTTCCGGTGGGGCGCCCCGAGGAGGACGAGGACGCGCGGCTGATGGCCAACGACGTGCGCGGCGTGCTGCGCCGGGGCGCGGCCGAGGGCTTCGCCGAGGTGGACTTCCTGGGCAAGGACGGCCGGCGCTACCGCGCGCGCTGGTCCGTGTGGCGGGCGCGCAACCGCGCCGAGGGCCGCTTCCGCCCCCAGGAGATGACCCTCACCGACGTGGGCTCCCAGCAGCAGTTCGGACGCACCAAGTCCGAGGTGCTCAAGGCGATTGAAGAGCGGCTGGGCCTGTCCTTCGACCAGTTCCGGCGCTCGGCGCTACTGGCGCAGGGCGAGTTCGCCGCCTTCCTGCGCGCGGATGCCAACGAGCGCGCGGAGCTGCTGGAGCGGATGACGGGGACGGAGGTGTACAGCCGCGTGTCCATGGCCGCGCACCAGCGCCACAAGGAGGTGCAGGAGGAGCTGGCGAAGCTGGCGCAAGGCGTGGCGGCCATTCCCCGGCTGCCAGACGAGGAGCGCGCGGTGGTGGAGGCGCAGCGCTCTCGCGAGGAGGCGGCGCTGGCCGAGGCCCAGGCGGCGCAGGTGAAGGCGGAGCAGTCGCTCCAGTGGTACACGGAGCGGGCGCGGCTGGTGGCGCTGGAGGCCGAGGCGGAGCAGGCACGTCAGCGCGCGGCCCAGGCGCTGGAGGCCGCGGAGCCTCGGAAGGCGGAGCTGGAGCGGGTGCGCGCGGCGGAGGTGCTGCGGGCCCCGCTGAACCGGGTGGACGAGGCCTCGCGGAGGCGGGCGGAGGCGGAAGCGGCGCTCGCGGCGCGGCGCGCGGAGGCGGAAGCGGCACGGGCCCTGGCGCTGGTGCGCGAGGAGGCGCGGGCGAAGGCGGAGGCGCGGCGGACCGCGGCGGAGGCGGCGGAGGCGGTCGCGCGCCCGGCTCTGGAGGAGGCGCTGAAGCTGGACGCGGAGCTGGAGCGGGCGCGGCTCGATGAGCAGAAGGCCGCGCGCGAGCTGGAGGCCGCCCGCGAGTCCGAGCGGGTGGCCCAGGAGGCGCTGGCGCGGGTGGTCCGGGAAGAGGAGGCCGATCGCGCGGAGGAGAAGGCGGCGGAGGCGTGGCTCGGTGAGAACAAGCGCCTGGAGGCGATGGCTCGCGAGTGGCCCCGGTGGGATGCGGAGCTCACCCGCTACGGCCGCGCGGCGCAGGACGAGACCAGGGCGCGCGAGTCACTCGCGCAGGTGCGGTCCCGGGATGGAGCGCTGCGCGCGGAGGCCGAGCGCCGGGGCGAGGAGCAGCGCAAGGCGCAAGAGGCCCTGGAGGCCGCGAAGGCCCGTGTGGCCAGTGCCGAGGCCGCGCAGGGCAGGGAGGCCGGTGCGGAACGGCGGGCTCGCCGGGTGGAGCTGCAGTCCCGGCAGGAGGGGCTGCGGGCGTTGACGGATGCGCGCGGGAGCGCGAGCGAGGCGGCCCGGGCGGAGCAGGAAGCCGCCGAGGAGGCTGGGAAGGCTCGCGCCGAGCATGCGTCCTCGACGGCCGAGGCCGAGGCCGCGAAGGTGGGCCGTCTGGAGCGGGAGGCCGCGCTGAAGGAGGCTCGCCGGGCGTTCGCCGAGGCGCGGGCGACGTTGGACCTCGCGGAGCACCGTGCGGAGCTGCGGGCGGGCCAGCCCTGTCCGCTCTGTGGTGCCACCGAGCACCCCTACCGCCAGCCGGGCACCGCGCTGGAGGGGCTCGCCACCAGGGCGCGGGCGCGGGTGGAGGAGCTGGAAGCAGAGGCCGCGGGGATGACCCGGGCGGAAGCCGAGGCCAGTGCGCGGGCTACTGCCGCGGCCTCTCGTGCGGCGCAGGCGGAGGCCCGGAAGGAAGCCGCGGCGCAGCGGCGTGCCCAGCAGCGCACGGCCTGGAGCCACTCCCGGGCGAAGCTCGTGGGGACGTTGCCCCCGGAGGACGTGGAGGCGGAGGGCCTCGAGGCCTGGTTGGAGGCGGCACTCGCGGAGGTGAAGACGCTGCAGGCCCAGCTGAATGCCGAGGAGGAAGCGGCGGAGAAGCAGGAGCGTGTGGTGAAGGAGGCCCGCCTCGCGCTCACCGCCGCGCTCGAGCGCCAGGAGGTGGTGGAGAAGGCCGCGCGTGAGGCCGGGGAAGCGCTGCGCCAGAATACCGAGGCCGAGTCCGCCGCCGCGCGCGAGGTGGAGCAGGCCGCGCGCATCCGCCAGGAGGTGCTGGAGGTTCTGGGGATTCCCTTCAAGGAGCTGCCGCGCTGGCAGGAGTCGCTGTCCGCGAAGCCGGGCGACTTCCGTGCACACTGCGCGAAGCGGGTGGCGGAGTGGAATACCCGCGAGCAGGCATTGAAGGACGCCCAGGCGCGCGTGGCGCGGGCCAGGGACAAGCGCGCGCCGGCGGAGGCCGTTGCCGAGGTGAAGCGCACCCAGGCCGCGAGCTGTGCCCAGGAGCTCTCCCGGGCTCAGGAGGCGCTGCGGGAGAAGCAGGCCGCGCGTGGGGCGGTGCTCGGCGGGCGTCCCACCGCCGAGGTGCGTGACGGGCTCGAACGGGAGCTGCAGGAGGCGTCCCAGGCCTACGAGTCCGTCCGCGCCGACGCCGAGAAGGCGAAGCAGGATGCCGCCACCGCGGCTGCGCGTGCCCAGGACGCGGCGCAGGCTCATGTGTCCGCGGACACCGCCAGGGCCGAGGCCGAGGCGGCGCTCTCGGCGCTGCTATCGGCGCGAAGTCTCACGCTGGAGGCCGCGCGTCTCCTGCTCGCGAGGGATGCCGCCTGGTGCGAGGCCGAGGAGCGTGCGCTGTCCGCGCTCCATCAGGCACATGAGCACGCGCTGGCCGTGTTGACGGAGCGCCAGTCCCAGCGCGCCCGGCACGAGTCGTCCGGGCTCCCGTCCATCGCCGAGGCGGAGGCCGCCGCCGTATGCGAGCGGGCCCGCGCGGACACCGAGGCCCGGCGTCAGTCCACCGCCTCGTTGAAGGCCCGGCTCGACCAGGACGACGAGGCCCGCCGCCGCCACGGTGAGCAGGCCCGGCTCCTCGAGGAGAAGCAGCGCGCGAGCGGCGTGTGGCGCACCCTCAGCGAGCTCATCGGCTCGCACGACGGCAGGAAGTTCAAGGTGTTCGCCCAGAGCCTCACCCTGGACGCGCTCCTGCACTACGCCAACGCGCACCTCGAGGAGCTGGCCCCGCGCTACCGCCTCATGCGCGTGCCGAAGTACGACCTCGACCTCCAGGTGGTGGACCGGGACATGGGCGACGAGGTTCGCGGTGTCTCCAGCCTCTCGGGTGGGGAGAGCTTCCTCGTGTCTCTGGCCCTGGCCCTGGGGCTCGCCTCGCTCTCCTCGGAGACGACGCAGGTGGAGACGCTCTTCATCGACGAGGGCTTCGGCACGTTGGATCCGGAGACCCTGGAGATGGCCCTGGCCACGCTCGACGCGCTCCAGGCCACCGGCCGGCAGGTGGGCATCATCTCCCACGTGTCCGGGCTCGCCGAGCGCATCGGCGTGCAGGTGCGCGTGGTGAAGCAGGGCGCCGGACGCAGCCGGCTCGTCGTCATGGGCGAGCCGGGACTCCTCGGCGCCTCGGTGCCCGATGTGCGGCCCGCGGCCTCGGTGGGGTAG
- a CDS encoding DUF4150 domain-containing protein — MPSVSVNAPKTPVTEDSNGLAAATLPNVCKMPGPPAPFVPTPLPNIGESGTDPKNYSKSVTIEGKKVAIRGATFGSMGDVASKGTGGGVVSANVEGPTSFVGPGSMDVKIEGKNVQLLGDPMLNNCGPSGSPANAATMMGVIQMNGTVTFVTGDDECPVCGKNHGKQGALKEIKATKVNAQRLTKQLTEKNYLANSEPPSTMLGVVRCLCKKKHYADRSSETDDVLRATIKDIGWHGPNGDSNKEPDAKDTAAPKKDEADTKKGGVLNFLKTRFENAPERVERIEEVWEDAEDLCQRRRRNKTLPSAYKPGRCAAPKTLLLVMQDGAHAGGITEQWFHNQGNPTVGLIKYHDRESGSPMVRQFAHGETVPLCESCNLILPLLLCPNDEERQKCQHKT; from the coding sequence ATGCCGAGCGTATCAGTGAATGCTCCGAAGACCCCGGTGACCGAGGATAGCAACGGGCTCGCCGCGGCGACGTTACCCAACGTGTGCAAGATGCCGGGGCCGCCAGCGCCGTTCGTCCCGACCCCGTTGCCCAACATTGGCGAGAGCGGGACAGACCCGAAGAATTATTCCAAGAGCGTTACTATCGAAGGCAAGAAGGTCGCCATCCGGGGCGCAACCTTCGGCTCCATGGGCGACGTGGCCAGCAAGGGGACCGGCGGTGGGGTGGTCTCCGCGAACGTGGAAGGACCCACGAGCTTCGTGGGTCCCGGGTCCATGGACGTGAAGATCGAGGGAAAGAACGTCCAGTTGCTCGGCGATCCAATGCTCAACAACTGCGGGCCGAGCGGCAGTCCGGCCAACGCGGCGACGATGATGGGCGTGATCCAGATGAATGGGACCGTCACATTCGTCACCGGAGATGACGAATGTCCTGTGTGCGGAAAGAACCATGGCAAGCAGGGCGCATTGAAAGAGATAAAAGCAACAAAGGTCAACGCCCAGCGGTTGACCAAGCAGCTCACCGAGAAGAACTATCTTGCCAATAGCGAGCCCCCCAGCACGATGCTTGGTGTCGTCCGGTGCCTGTGCAAGAAGAAGCATTACGCGGACCGATCGAGCGAAACAGACGATGTGCTCCGCGCGACCATCAAAGACATTGGATGGCATGGTCCCAATGGCGATTCCAATAAAGAGCCTGATGCCAAAGACACTGCCGCCCCCAAGAAAGACGAGGCAGACACCAAGAAGGGCGGGGTTCTCAATTTCCTGAAGACTCGTTTCGAGAATGCCCCAGAGCGAGTGGAGAGGATAGAGGAGGTATGGGAGGATGCCGAAGATCTCTGTCAACGAAGAAGGCGTAACAAAACATTGCCTTCCGCCTACAAACCGGGGCGTTGTGCCGCCCCCAAAACGCTCCTGCTTGTCATGCAGGATGGTGCCCACGCTGGCGGCATCACCGAGCAGTGGTTCCACAACCAGGGCAATCCAACCGTGGGTTTGATCAAATACCATGATAGGGAGAGTGGCTCACCGATGGTGAGACAATTTGCCCACGGCGAAACCGTCCCTCTGTGTGAGAGTTGCAACCTCATTCTCCCCTTGCTGCTCTGCCCCAACGACGAAGAAAGGCAAAAATGCCAACACAAGACCTAG